Genomic DNA from Acidobacteriota bacterium:
CACGCGCGGCCCGCGCTCGATCTCCTGTTCGTGGATGACGGGAGCCGCGATGGAACGGGACAGATGCTCGCGGCGCTCGTCGCACGAAGCGCCGGCCGCGCGGGCGTGCTGACCCTGGCGGCCAACTCGGGAAAGGGGGAGGCGGTGCGGCAAGGGGTCCTCGCCGCCCTGGACCGCGCGCCCGACTGGGTGGGGTACTGGGATGCGGACCTGGCGACTCCGCTCGATGCCCTCGCGGACTTCGCCGTGGTGTCCGGCCGGCCGGGCGTCGAGGTCATCATCGGCTCGCGCGTGAAGCTGCTCGGCCGCAACATCACGCGCCAGGCGCACCGTCACTATGCCGGCCGCGTGTTCGCGACGGCGGCCTCGCTCGCGCTCGGGATCCCGGTGTACGACACGCAGTGCGGCGCGAAGCTGTTCCGGGCCGGCGCGCGGACGCGCGAGCTGTTCCAGGCACCGTTCGCGTCGCGCTGGGTC
This window encodes:
- a CDS encoding glycosyltransferase, translated to MNQRLTLVVPCYNEAGRLDIAAFERALHARPALDLLFVDDGSRDGTGQMLAALVARSAGRAGVLTLAANSGKGEAVRQGVLAALDRAPDWVGYWDADLATPLDALADFAVVSGRPGVEVIIGSRVKLLGRNITRQAHRHYAGRVFATAASLALGIPVYDTQCGAKLFRAGARTRELFQAPFASRWVFDVELLDRLLAQAGGDRRRVAEERIYELALRSWHHQPGSKLRPRDILRAALDLWRVYRRRVR